One window of Campylobacter avium LMG 24591 genomic DNA carries:
- a CDS encoding RNA polymerase factor sigma-54, translated as MLRQKVNQSQKTKLSQTLRSWLPILQANIEDLKESLDEFTKDNPFVSVKENISSRDSKNKSFYDSFHKNSISDTLEAMSIGKKSVYELLDEQILPPLFPTQKSQDIAAKIIQCLNNEGYFEYDEELLKDFSKEEVERTRKRFKFLEPVGVGAIDYKEAFEFALEGLELDDELYEFCLVLIRNFENIQEYTKEKLYKEALSIIKKFSIPPFIEYFDDSAQITPDIYIYKDANEIKVKINDEYYPEISLETDSMTHEFLNSYIKEAKNLVDALEMRKATLYKIGLMIVEHQYDFFLGKDIKPMRLQDLAEDLQRNASTISRAIANKYLACERGVIPLKNFFSTALDEEGETSNAAIKDYIQNLIKNENKKKPLSDEKLLALAQKEFQNIQIGRRTIAKYRQQLKIANSSERKKLYELS; from the coding sequence ATGTTAAGACAAAAAGTAAATCAAAGCCAAAAGACAAAACTATCTCAAACCTTGCGTTCTTGGCTTCCCATACTTCAAGCAAATATAGAAGATTTAAAAGAAAGCCTAGATGAATTTACAAAGGACAATCCTTTCGTAAGCGTAAAAGAAAACATAAGCTCAAGAGATAGTAAAAACAAAAGCTTTTATGATAGCTTTCATAAAAACTCGATAAGCGACACCCTAGAGGCTATGAGCATAGGCAAAAAAAGCGTTTATGAGCTTTTAGATGAGCAAATACTCCCACCCCTTTTTCCAACTCAAAAGTCCCAAGACATAGCAGCAAAGATAATTCAGTGTTTAAATAATGAGGGTTATTTTGAGTATGATGAGGAGCTTTTAAAGGACTTTTCAAAAGAAGAGGTTGAAAGAACTAGAAAGAGATTTAAATTTTTAGAGCCTGTGGGAGTTGGTGCTATTGATTACAAAGAAGCCTTTGAATTTGCACTTGAGGGCTTAGAGCTTGATGATGAGCTTTATGAATTTTGCCTTGTTTTAATAAGAAATTTTGAAAACATACAAGAATACACCAAAGAAAAACTATACAAAGAGGCTTTAAGCATTATAAAAAAATTTAGCATACCGCCTTTTATAGAGTATTTTGACGATAGCGCACAAATCACGCCTGATATATACATCTACAAAGACGCAAATGAAATAAAGGTCAAAATAAATGATGAGTATTATCCTGAAATTTCTTTAGAAACTGATTCTATGACGCACGAGTTTTTAAACTCATACATAAAGGAGGCTAAAAATTTAGTAGATGCCTTAGAAATGAGAAAGGCCACACTTTATAAAATAGGGCTTATGATAGTAGAACATCAGTATGATTTTTTCTTAGGCAAGGATATAAAGCCTATGAGGTTGCAAGATTTGGCTGAGGATTTGCAAAGGAATGCTTCTACCATTTCAAGAGCTATAGCAAATAAATATTTAGCTTGTGAAAGGGGGGTAATACCTCTTAAAAACTTCTTTTCCACAGCACTTGATGAGGAGGGCGAAACCTCAAATGCTGCTATAAAAGACTATATACAAAATTTAATCAAAAATGAAAACAAGAAAAAGCCGCTTAGCGATGAAAAGCTACTTGCCCTAGCTCAAAAGGAATTTCAAAACATACAAATAGGCAGACGCACCATAGCTAAATACAGGCAACAGCTAAAAATAGCAAATTCAAGCGAAAGAAAAAAGCTTTATGAACTCTCCTAA
- the lptB gene encoding LPS export ABC transporter ATP-binding protein — translation MSILEVKNLEKIIKKTKIIHGISLEIHSGEIVGLLGPNGAGKTTTFYMICGLIPPSAGGVFLDDVNITKDPLHKRARKGIGYLPQESSVFKDLSVEDNLLLAGEFFYKDKDILRDKIEQMLELLSIEPIRLRKGLSLSGGERRRCEIARSLMCNPKFLLLDEPFAGVDPIAVAEIQSLIKELKKLDIGVLITDHNVRETLAICDRAYVIRAGSVLAKGSATEIAHNQDVKKYYLGAEFKLLD, via the coding sequence ATGAGCATTTTAGAGGTTAAAAATTTAGAAAAAATCATCAAAAAAACAAAGATCATACACGGCATATCCTTAGAAATTCATAGTGGCGAAATAGTAGGGCTTTTAGGACCAAATGGAGCTGGAAAAACCACTACTTTTTATATGATTTGTGGGCTTATACCGCCTAGTGCTGGGGGCGTTTTTTTAGATGATGTTAATATAACAAAAGACCCTTTACATAAAAGGGCTAGAAAGGGCATTGGTTATTTGCCTCAAGAAAGTAGCGTTTTTAAGGATTTATCTGTGGAGGATAATTTACTTTTAGCTGGGGAGTTTTTCTACAAAGATAAAGACATTTTAAGAGATAAGATAGAACAAATGCTAGAGCTTTTAAGCATAGAACCTATAAGGCTTAGAAAGGGTTTAAGCCTAAGCGGTGGAGAGCGAAGAAGATGTGAGATAGCAAGATCGCTTATGTGCAATCCTAAATTCTTACTACTTGATGAGCCCTTTGCAGGTGTTGATCCCATAGCTGTGGCTGAAATTCAAAGTCTTATAAAGGAGCTTAAAAAGCTAGACATTGGAGTTTTGATAACAGATCATAATGTAAGAGAAACCTTAGCCATCTGTGATAGAGCTTATGTTATAAGGGCTGGCTCTGTTTTAGCAAAGGGTAGTGCTACTGAGATAGCACATAATCAAGATGTGAAAAAATACTACTTAGGAGCGGAGTTTAAACTCCTAGACTAA
- the tsaE gene encoding tRNA (adenosine(37)-N6)-threonylcarbamoyltransferase complex ATPase subunit type 1 TsaE, which yields MREFILAKDELNSICELIKDEGIVLLQGDLASGKTSLVKAIARYKGVSEDVSSPTFSIMQSYQAKNTKIYHYDIYQNGLKALLENGLFENFFEKGLHLVEWGQEDLEAYLLKFKLESMLIKLSTTKDENKRKYKVYEHFRG from the coding sequence ATGAGAGAATTTATACTAGCAAAAGATGAGTTAAATAGCATTTGTGAGCTTATAAAGGATGAGGGCATAGTGCTTTTACAAGGAGATTTAGCAAGTGGAAAAACAAGCCTTGTAAAAGCCATAGCTAGATATAAGGGCGTAAGCGAGGATGTAAGCTCTCCTACCTTTAGCATAATGCAAAGCTATCAGGCAAAAAATACCAAAATTTATCATTATGATATATATCAAAATGGCTTAAAAGCCTTGCTAGAAAATGGTTTATTTGAAAATTTCTTTGAAAAAGGGCTTCATTTAGTAGAGTGGGGGCAGGAGGATTTAGAGGCTTATCTTTTAAAATTTAAGCTAGAAAGTATGCTTATAAAGCTTAGCACTACAAAAGATGAAAACAAAAGGAAATACAAGGTTTATGAGCATTTTAGAGGTTAA
- a CDS encoding RNA-binding S4 domain-containing protein — translation MRIDKFLNTVNITKRRAISEDMCRSGVVSINDIVVKPSKEVKVKDIISLKFNTHTDIYEVLAIPTVKNIAKNRQDEFVKKL, via the coding sequence ATGAGAATAGATAAATTTTTAAACACGGTAAATATCACAAAAAGAAGAGCAATTTCTGAGGATATGTGTAGAAGCGGTGTTGTTAGCATAAATGATATAGTTGTTAAACCTAGCAAGGAGGTTAAGGTTAAAGACATAATCTCTTTGAAATTTAACACCCATACCGATATATACGAGGTTTTAGCCATACCTACTGTTAAAAATATAGCTAAAAACAGGCAAGATGAATTTGTAAAAAAACTATGA
- a CDS encoding argininosuccinate synthase yields MKDSVKKVVLAYSGGLDTSIILKWLQDEYKCELVTFTADIGQGDELEEARKKALSLGVKEENIFIKDLRDEFVKDYVFPMFRANAIYEGEYLLGTSIARPLIAKTQAQIAIQTGADAVSHGATGKGNDQVRFELGYLAFNPDLKIIAPWREWDLNSREKLLAYAQKHGIDISKKKGKSPYSMDANLLHISYEGLVLEDPAKAPEEDMWRWTKSLKEAANESEKIELEFKKGDLVAINNEFLSPAGLLTRLNELGAKHGIGRLDIVENRFVGMKSRGCYETPGGTILLKAHRAIESITLDKEAAHLKDELMPRYAHLIYNGFWFSPERVMLQALIDESQKCVNGKVYLELYKGNVIVRGRESVNDSLFNAAYSTFEEDEVYNQKDAAGFIKLNALRLIIAGKAGRKF; encoded by the coding sequence ATGAAAGATAGTGTTAAAAAAGTGGTTTTAGCCTATTCTGGTGGGCTTGATACCAGCATAATTTTAAAATGGCTACAAGATGAGTATAAGTGCGAGCTTGTAACCTTTACCGCTGATATAGGACAGGGCGATGAGCTAGAAGAAGCTAGAAAAAAGGCTTTAAGCTTGGGCGTAAAAGAGGAAAATATTTTTATAAAAGACTTAAGAGATGAATTTGTAAAGGACTATGTTTTTCCTATGTTTAGGGCAAATGCCATTTATGAGGGCGAGTATTTGCTAGGAACAAGTATAGCAAGACCCTTAATAGCAAAAACCCAAGCCCAAATAGCCATACAAACAGGAGCTGACGCAGTTAGCCACGGAGCTACGGGCAAGGGAAATGATCAGGTAAGATTTGAGCTTGGATATTTAGCCTTTAATCCGGATTTAAAGATAATCGCACCTTGGAGAGAGTGGGATTTAAACAGCCGTGAAAAGCTACTTGCTTACGCACAAAAACACGGCATTGATATATCTAAGAAAAAGGGTAAATCACCCTACTCTATGGACGCAAATTTACTTCATATATCTTATGAGGGACTTGTTTTAGAAGATCCGGCAAAAGCACCTGAGGAGGATATGTGGAGATGGACAAAAAGCCTAAAAGAAGCAGCAAATGAAAGTGAAAAAATAGAGCTTGAGTTTAAAAAGGGCGATTTAGTAGCCATAAATAATGAATTTTTAAGCCCTGCAGGACTTTTAACAAGGCTAAATGAACTAGGAGCTAAGCACGGCATAGGTCGCCTTGACATAGTTGAAAACCGCTTTGTAGGTATGAAAAGTAGAGGTTGTTACGAAACTCCGGGAGGCACTATACTTTTAAAGGCTCACAGAGCTATAGAAAGCATAACGCTTGATAAGGAAGCGGCTCATTTAAAAGATGAGCTTATGCCAAGATATGCACATTTAATTTACAATGGTTTTTGGTTTAGCCCTGAAAGAGTGATGCTACAAGCCTTGATAGATGAATCGCAAAAATGCGTAAATGGCAAGGTTTATTTAGAACTATACAAAGGAAATGTGATAGTAAGAGGTAGAGAAAGTGTAAATGATAGCTTGTTTAATGCTGCTTATTCTACCTTTGAAGAGGATGAAGTTTATAATCAAAAAGACGCTGCAGGTTTCATAAAACTAAACGCCTTGCGTCTCATCATAGCTGGAAAAGCTGGAAGGAAATTTTAA
- the rplI gene encoding 50S ribosomal protein L9, with the protein MKVLLIKDVKALGKAGEVKEVKDGYGQNFLIAKGFAKAATTEVLRKYESDKKKEAENLRFELANLEKLKEELAKITISISKPLGANGHLFGGVTKDEIASALKEQKNIELDKKSLELPSIKELGTYDISAKLGHSIQANFKLEVKAQ; encoded by the coding sequence ATGAAAGTTTTACTTATAAAAGATGTAAAAGCTCTTGGTAAGGCAGGAGAGGTAAAAGAGGTAAAAGACGGATACGGGCAAAATTTTTTGATAGCAAAGGGTTTTGCAAAAGCGGCCACCACAGAGGTTTTAAGAAAATACGAATCTGATAAGAAAAAAGAGGCTGAAAATTTGCGTTTTGAGCTAGCAAATTTAGAAAAACTAAAAGAGGAGCTGGCAAAAATCACTATAAGCATATCTAAGCCTTTGGGAGCCAATGGACATTTATTTGGTGGGGTTACAAAGGATGAGATAGCAAGTGCTTTAAAAGAACAAAAAAATATAGAGCTAGATAAAAAAAGCCTAGAGCTTCCTAGCATAAAGGAGCTAGGAACTTATGATATAAGCGCAAAGCTAGGACACAGTATACAAGCAAATTTTAAACTAGAAGTAAAGGCACAGTAA
- the hslV gene encoding ATP-dependent protease subunit HslV, which translates to MFHATTILAYKGKNKSVIGGDGQVSFGHTVMKGNAVKIRKLNNGKVLAGFAGSTADAFMLFDMFENLLQSSKGDLLKAAIDFSKAWRKDKFLRKLEAMMLVLDRKHIFLLSGTGDVVEPEDGAIAAIGSGGNYALSAARALARHANLDEEELVKSSLNIAGEICIYTNTNINIYSIEDKTE; encoded by the coding sequence ATGTTTCACGCAACTACCATTTTAGCCTACAAAGGCAAGAATAAATCAGTCATAGGCGGAGACGGACAAGTAAGCTTTGGACATACGGTTATGAAAGGAAATGCTGTAAAAATTCGCAAACTAAACAATGGCAAGGTTTTAGCCGGTTTTGCTGGTAGTACTGCTGATGCTTTCATGCTTTTTGATATGTTTGAAAATCTGCTTCAAAGCTCAAAGGGAGACCTTTTAAAGGCTGCGATTGATTTTTCAAAGGCTTGGAGAAAAGATAAATTTTTAAGAAAATTAGAAGCTATGATGTTGGTGCTTGATAGAAAGCATATATTTTTACTATCTGGAACAGGAGATGTGGTAGAGCCTGAAGATGGTGCTATAGCAGCCATAGGAAGCGGTGGAAACTACGCACTTTCAGCGGCACGTGCCCTAGCAAGACATGCTAACTTAGATGAGGAAGAGCTCGTAAAATCAAGCCTTAATATAGCGGGTGAAATTTGCATTTACACGAACACAAACATAAATATTTACAGCATAGAGGATAAAACAGAATGA